One stretch of Gopherus flavomarginatus isolate rGopFla2 chromosome 2, rGopFla2.mat.asm, whole genome shotgun sequence DNA includes these proteins:
- the CHPF2 gene encoding chondroitin sulfate glucuronyltransferase isoform X2 has product MDDTYAQAEQIKALVTHLSINQDVYLGRAEEFIGGDEQARYCHGGFGYLVSRSLLLKLHRHLDSCRNEILSVRPDEWLGRCIIDFLGISCVSQHQGQHYHSYELAKNADLEKEEGEDFQAALTVHPVSEGTLMYRLHKHFSRIQLDRAYQEIQQLQMQIRNLTSLTPAREGGLTWPIGINAPFVPKSRFEVISWDYFTEQHLFSCPDGSPKCELAGASKADVSDIIEAALQQLNSRYQPQLRFYKQQLLNGYRRFDPTRGMEYMLDLLLEAVTQKGHSHVLAKRVSLVRPLSKVEIIPMPYVTEATRVQLVLPLTVQELDFVSNFLDMFAMNTLDTHDNALLTLLFIYQPYDAQRVSQLDVFAGVKAMVGELEKRYAEVKIPWISVKTEVPSQVKLMDIVSKKHPVDTLFFLASVWTEVNTEFLNRCRMNTISNWQVFFPMHFQEFNPVLMYHGEQASSSSSTDFLRDGHFDRHAFAEACFYNSDYMAARTKLAADILDRDEVLESMEVFDVFLRYSGLHLFRAVEPGLVQKYMLRSCNPRLSEELYHRCVLSNLEGLSSRSHLAMALFEQEQANST; this is encoded by the exons GATGACACCTACGCCCAAGCCGAGCAGATCAAGGCCCTGGTGACACACCTAAGCATTAATCAGGATGTTTACCTGGGACGGGCTGAGGAGTTCATTGGGGGGGATGAACAGGCCCGCTACTGCCATGGTGGCTTTGGCTACTTGGTTTCCCGGAGCCTGCTGCTTAAGTTGCATCGGCATCTGGACAGCTGCCGTAATGAGATTCTCAGTGTGCGCCCAGATGAGTGGCTGGGACGCTGCATCATCGACTTCCTGGGCATCAGCTGCGTCTCCCAGCACCAG GGCCAGCATTACCATTCCTATGAACTGGCCAAAAATGCAGACctagagaaggaggagggtgagGACTTCCAGGCGGCGCTGACTGTGCACCCTGTCTCTGAGGGGACCCTCATGTACCGACTGCACAAGCATTTCAGCAGGATTCAGCTGGACAGAGCCTACCAGGAGATCCAGCAACTCCAG ATGCAGATCAGGAACCTGACATCGCTGACACCAGCTCGCGAGGGTGGGCTGACATGGCCCATAGGCATCAATGCTCCCTTCGTCCCCAAATCCCGCTTCGAGGTGATCAGCTGGGACTACTTCACAGAGCAGCACCTCTTCTCCTGCCCCGATGGCTCCCCCAAATGTGAgctggctggagccagcaagGCCGATGTTAGTGACATCATTGAGGCAGCGCTCCAGCAGCTCAACAGCCGCTACCAGCCCCAGCTTCGTTTCTACAAGCAACAATTGTTGAATGGCTACCGGCGCTTTGACCCCACACGGGGCATGGAGTACATGCTGGACCTCTTGCTGGAGGCTGTAACCCAGAAGGGCCACAGCCATGTTCTGGCTAAGCGGGTGAGTCTAGTGCGGCCCCTCAGCAAGGTGGAGATCATCCCCATGCCCTATGTGACAGAGGCTACACGTGTGCAGCTGGTGCTGCCCCTGACCGTGCAGGAGCTGGACTTTGTCAGCAACTTCCTAGACATGTTTGCCATGAACACGCTGGACACACATGACAATGCCCTGCTGACCCTGCTCTTCATCTACCAGCCTTATGATGCTCAGCGGGTCAGCCAGCTGGATGTCTTTGCTGGAGTCAAAGCTATGGTGGGAGAGCTGGAAAAACGCTATGCAGAGGTGAAAATCCCCTGGATCAGCGTCAAAACTGAGGTGCCATCCCAGGTGAAGCTCATGGACATAGTGTCAAAGAAACACCCTGTGGACACCCTCTTCTTCTTGGCCAGCGTTTGGACAGAGGTTAACACAGAGTTCCTGAATCGCTGCCGCATGAACACCATCAGCAACTGGCAGGTCTTCTTCCCAATGCACTTCCAGGAGTTCAACCCAGTGCTGATGTACCATGGTGAGCAggcctcctcctcttccagcacCGACTTCCTGAGGGATGGGCACTTTGACCGTCATGCCTTTGCTGAGGCTTGCTTCTACAACTCTGACTACATGGCAGCACGCACCAAGCTGGCGGCTGACATTCTGGACCGGGACGAAGTGCTGGAGAGCATGGAAGTATTTGATGTCTTCCTTCGCTACTCTGGCCTGCACTTGTTCCGGGCTGtggagccagggctggtgcagaaATATATGCTGAGGAGCTGCAACCCCCGGCTGAGCGAGGAACTGTATCACCGCTGTGTGCTCAGTAACCTAGAGGGGCTCTCCTCCCGCTCGCACCTGGCCATGGCCCTCTTTGAGCAGGAACAGGCCAATAGCACCTGA